A section of the Pygocentrus nattereri isolate fPygNat1 chromosome 18, fPygNat1.pri, whole genome shotgun sequence genome encodes:
- the LOC108444564 gene encoding placenta-specific gene 8 protein-like, giving the protein MAATTVVVQQAPKVVPKITSWSSGLCHCCQDMSSCCYAFWCCPCFACSTTSKFGENSCLPLVDICGPGLMSAFGMPVCVPPVTLSMRVAMRYKYQISGGICEDIAISCFCIWCSWCQMNREIQHRQRLATAVNAQQAAPIITMAPIVTTVQPTAVVVSAM; this is encoded by the exons ATGGCAGCGACGACTGTAGTGGTTCAGCAGGCGCCAAAGGTTGTACCTAAGATCACTTCATGGAGTAGTGGACTGTGCCACTGCTGCCAGGACATGAGCTCCT GTTGCTATGCATTCTGGTGCTGCCCTTGCTTTGCTTGCTCCACAACATCCAAGTTTGGTGAGAACAGCTGCCTTCCTCTGGTGGATATTTGTGGCCCAGGACTAATGTCGGCTTTTGGGATGCCTGTTTGTGTGCCACCGGTCACTCTGTCCATGCGGGTGGCAATGCGCTACAAATACCAAATCTCG GGTGGCATTTGTGAGGACATCGCTATCTCTTGTTTCTGCATTTGGTGCTCTTGGTGTCAgatgaacagagagatacagcaCCGCCAAAGGCTCGCCACGGCAGTCAACGCCCAGCAAGCGGCCCCAATCATAACCATGGCCCCTATTGTCACCACAGTCCAGCCGACTGCAGTGGTGGTCAGTGCAATGTAG
- the ugt5g2 gene encoding LOW QUALITY PROTEIN: UDP glucuronosyltransferase 5 family, polypeptide G2 (The sequence of the model RefSeq protein was modified relative to this genomic sequence to represent the inferred CDS: inserted 1 base in 1 codon; substituted 1 base at 1 genomic stop codon) — protein sequence MLGCVKSLLVPLLIHFFFTLFSGCHGGKILVFPMEGSHWVNMEVLVKELHSCGHQLSVLRQSKSWFVQEHSPYYSSIHVKLVKKEAGSDLFGTAVRNVLEGRRIGPFAGALAQVXELSRIMKIAHRFTCGMLATMLEDKDLMAQLRDDHYDLMLTDPGMPAGXYNVRWTTFGEGHFSIAPSPISYVPVPGTGLTDDMGLLERTRNFLHYCLNLLQERWLILPIYNDLLHHHFPPGANIPDMQYAADLWLIRVDFVFEFPRPSMPNLVYIGGFQCHPARELPAELEAFMQSSGEAGVVLMSLGTFITALPKEVTEAIALSFAQLPQKVVWRFVGKRPSTLGNNTLLMQWMPQSDLLGHPKTRAFVAHGGTNGLYEAIYHGVPVLGLPLLFDQLDNVVRLEARGAARVLDAATLRAEGFLEALREILENPSYRLNMQKLSRLHQDQPMRPLDKAAFWVEYVIRHKGAPHLRTEAYIMPFYSYYSLDVAALLLSLPLLATGGFLMLFRTLICRKDLKTMKEEDTEREHKRSERKQ from the exons ATGTTGGGGTGTGTGAAGTCTCTACTCGTCCCTCTCCTCATACACTTcttcttcactctgttcagtGGTTGCCATGGTGGCAAGATCCTGGTGTTCCCCATGGAAGGCAGCCATTGGGTGAACATGGAG GTGCTGGTGAAGGAGCTCCACTCCTGTGGGCACCAGCTGAGCGTGCTCCGGCAGTCTAAGAGTTGGTTTGTGCAGGAACACTCTCCTTACTACAGCTCTATCCATGTGAAATTGGTCAAGAAGGAAGCTGGTTCAGATCTGTTCGGCACTGCCGTACGCAATGTCCTGGAGGGCCGCAGGATCGGCCCCTTCGCGGGAGCTCTGGCCCAGGTGTAAGAGCTGAGCCGAATAATGAAGATAGCCCACAGGTTTACTTGTGGGATGCTGGCCACCATGCTGGAGGACAAAGATCTGATGGCTCAATTGAGGGATGATCACTATGACCTGATGCTGACTGACCCTGGGATGCCTGCAG TCTACAATGTGCGATGGACCACTTTCGGTGAGGGCCACTTCTCCATTGCTCCATCGCCTATCTCCTATGTGCCTGTGCCTGGTACTGGGTTGACGGACGACATGGGGTTGCTGGAGAGAACCCGCAACTTCCTGCACTACTGCCTGAACCTACTTCAGGAACGCTGGTTGATTCTGCCAATTTACAATGACCTTCTACACCATCATTTCCCTCCAGGTGCCAACATCCCAGATATGCAGTATGCTGCTGACCTTTGGCTGATACGGGTGGACTTTGTGTTTGAGTTCCCACGTCCCTCCATGCCCAACTTGGTATACATTGGAGGCTTTCAGTGCCACCCAGCCAGGGAGTTGCCAGCTGAGCTGGAGGCATTCATGCAAAGCTCTGGTGAAGCTGGGGTGGTCTTAATGTCTCTGGGTACTTTTATCACTGCTTTGCCCAAGGAAGTGACTGAAGCCATTGCGCTTTCTTTTGCGCAGCTCCCTCAGAAGGTGGTGTGGAGGTTTGTGGGGAAGAGGCCATCCACATTGGGCAACAACACTCTGCTCATGCAATGGATGCCACAGAGTGACCTTCTGGGTCACCCTAAGACCCGTGCCTTTGTGGCCCATGGTGGCACCAATGGCCTCTATGAGGCCATCTACCATGGGGTGCCAGTGCTCGGACTGCCACTGCTCTTTGACCAGTTGGATAACGTGGTGCGACTAGAGGCTCGTGGTGCTGCTCGCGTGCTGGATGCTGCCACACTTAGGGCAGAAGGTTTCCTGGAGGCACTGCGAGAAATCTTGGAGAATCCATCTTATCGCCTCAACATGCAAAAGCTTTCCCGCCTGCACCAAGACCAGCCAATGCGTCCTTTGGACAAAGCTGCATTCTGGGTTGAATATGTCATCCGACACAAGGGGGCGCCCCACCTTCGCACAGAAGCTTATATCATGCCCTTCTATTCATACTACAGCTTGGATGTGGCAGCACTGCTGCTATCTCTGCCTCTGCTGGCCACGGGAGGCTTCCTCATGCTTTTTCGGACTCTGATATGCAGGAAAGACTTGAAGACAATGAAAGAAGAAGATACTGAAAGAGAACACAAACGTTCTGAAAGAAAACAGTAG
- the ponzr2 gene encoding cornifelin homolog B, whose product MTTKVVITQPVVLDSRDSDEWGSGICDCCDDVPECCFAYWCCPCFACVKTKEYGQCLCLPLLDIFGFVPPATLGMRISMRHRYGIKGSICNDCLIATFCVSCAWCQMSREMKRRYIPIALVNARPTF is encoded by the exons ATGACGACTAAAGTAGTCATCACTCAGCCGGTGGTGCTGGATTCCAGAGATTCTGACGAGTGGGGCTCCGGGATCTGCGACTGCTGCGACGACGTCCCGGAGT GTTGTTTCGCATACTGGTGCTGCCCGTGTTTCGCCTGCGTCAAAACGAAAGAGTATGGACAGTGTTTATGTCTCCCCCTGCTGGACATATTTGGTTTTGTCCCACCGGCCACACTAGGAATGAGGATCTCTATGCGCCACCGCTATGGCATTAAG GGCTCCATCTGTAACGACTGCTTGATCGCCACGTTCTGCGTCAGCTGTGCCTGGTGTCAGATGTCTCGAGAGATGAAGAGGCGGTATATTCCCATCGCCCTCGTCAACGCCAGGCCGACGTTCTAG